In a genomic window of Nomascus leucogenys isolate Asia chromosome 4, Asia_NLE_v1, whole genome shotgun sequence:
- the LOC100595781 gene encoding olfactory receptor 5D18, whose translation MLLTDRNTSGTTFTLLGFSDYPELQVPLFLVFLAIYSVTVLGNIGLIVIIKINPKLHTPMYFFLSQLSFVDFCYSSIVAPKKLVNLVVKDRTIPFLGCVVQFFFFCTFVVTESFLLAVMAYDCFVVICNPLLYTVAVSQKLCMLLVVGSYAWAVACSLILTCSALKLCFHGFNTINHFCEFSSLLPLSCSYAYISQWLLFFLATFNEVSTLLIILTSYAFIVVTILKMHSVSGLCKAFSTCASHLTTITIFHGTILFLYCVPNSKNSRHTVKVASVFYTVVIRMLNPLIYSLRNKDVKDTVTEILDTKVFSY comes from the coding sequence atgttACTGACAGATAGAAATACAAGTGGGACCACGTTTACCCTCTTGGGATTCTCAGATTACCCAGAACTGCAAGTCCCACTCTTCCTGGTTTTTCTGGCCATCTACAGTGTCACTGTGTTAGGGAATATTGGGTTGATTGTGATCATCAAAATCAACCCCAAACTGCATACCCCCATGTACTTTTTCCTCAGCCAACTCTCCTTTGTGGATTTCTGCTATTCCTCCATTGTTGCTCCCAAGAAGTTGGTGAACCTCGTTGTCAAAGACAGAACCATTCCATTTTTAGGATGTGTAgtacaattctttttcttctgtacaTTTGTGGTCACTGAATCCTTTTTATTAGCTGTGATGGCCTATGACTGCTTCGTGGTCATTTGCAACCCTCTGCTCTACACAGTTGCTGTGTCCCAGAAGCTCTGCATGCTGCTGGTTGTAGGATCCTATGCCTGGGCAGTCGCATGTTCCTTGATACTGACGTGCTCTGCTTTAAAGTTGTGTTTTCATGGTTTCAACACAATCAATCACTTCTGTGAGTTCTCCTCACTACTCCCCCTTTCTTGCTCCTATGCTTACATCAGCCAGTGGCTGCTATTCTTTCTTGCCACCTTTAATGAAGTCAGCACACTACTCATCATTCTCACATCTTATGCATTCATCGTTGTAACCATCCTCAAGATGCATTCAGTCAGTGGGCTCTGCAAAGCCTTCTCCACCTGTGCCTCCCACCTGACCACCATCACCATCTTCCACGGCACCATCCTCTTCCTCTACTGTGTGCCCAACTCCAAAAACTCCAGACACACAGTCAAAGTGGCCTCTGTGTTTTACACCGTGGTGATCCGCATGTTGAATCCCCTGATCtacagtctgagaaataaagatgtcaaGGATACAGTCACCGAGATACTAGACACCAAAGTCTTCTCTTATTGA